GAAGCCAATGGCGAAAAAGGCGACGAATTCGTCTATTCCGATCTGATCGCGAAGCATTTCGGAACCGACCATCACAAGATCTTCGTGCCTTCCGCCGATCTCATGGGCGCGCTGCCCGGCACCATCGCCGCCATGTCCGAGCCGATGGTCTCCTACGACAATGTCGGCTTCTATCTCCTGTCTAAGGAAGTCTCGAAACACATCAAGGTGGTGCAATCGGGCCAGGGCGCCGATGAAGTCTTTGGTGGTTATCACTGGTATCCGCCGCTCGTCGGCTCCACCGATGTCGTCGCCGATTACGGCCGCGCCTTCCGGGATCGCTCGCACGAAACCTTGCAGACCCAGCTGCAGGATCGCTGGATTGCCGATCGCGACGTCAGTGGCGACCTGCTGCGCGAACATCTTCTGCGCTCCGGTGCCGATAGCCCTGTCGATCAGGCGCTGCGCCTCGACAGCAATGTCATGCTCGTCGACGACCCGGTCAAACGGGTCGACAACATGACCATGGCTTGGGGCCTGGAGGCGCGTGTCCCCTTCCTCGACCACGAACTGGTCGAACTTGCCGCCCGCATTCCCCCCGAGGAAAAGTTGCGCGATGGTGGCAAGGGCATACTGAAGGATGTCGCCCGCAAGGTCATCCCCTCGGAGGTCATCGACCGCAAGAAGGGTTACTTCCCGGTCCCGCAGCTGAAATACATTGCCGGCCCCTATCTCGACATGCTCCGCGACGCCCTGTCATCGAAGGCGGCACGCGAGCGCGGCCTCTTCCGGCAGGACTATATCGATCGTTTGGTGGCCGATCCCGCCTCGCATATCACGCCGCTGCAGGGTTCCGAACTCTGGCAGATCGGACTTCTCGAAATGTGGTTGCAGGCCCAGGAGAACTGACGTGAGCAAGGCAGAGAAAAAGCCCGCCACTCCGCCGCGTAAGGCAAGGCGCGGCAAGGCTGTCTC
This DNA window, taken from Peteryoungia algae, encodes the following:
- a CDS encoding N-acetylglutaminylglutamine amidotransferase, producing MCGICGEVRFDGASPSVAAVSIMADVLAPRGPDSAGVIVRGNVGLGHRRLRILDLSDKSQQPMVDPDLGLSLVFNGCIYNFRELRGELEAKGYRFFSDGDTEVILKAWHAWGPDCVSRFHGMFAFAIHERDTGRVAMARDRFGIKPLYLAEVSGGLRFASSLPALVKTGGVDTAIDVTALHHYMTFHAVVPPPRTIYKGVRKLPPATVRVYQADGSFEDKRYWDPAYTRRAEDARMSREDWQQQLLDALRLAVKRRMIADVPVGVLLSGGVDSSLIVGLLAEAGQTGLMSFSVGFEEANGEKGDEFVYSDLIAKHFGTDHHKIFVPSADLMGALPGTIAAMSEPMVSYDNVGFYLLSKEVSKHIKVVQSGQGADEVFGGYHWYPPLVGSTDVVADYGRAFRDRSHETLQTQLQDRWIADRDVSGDLLREHLLRSGADSPVDQALRLDSNVMLVDDPVKRVDNMTMAWGLEARVPFLDHELVELAARIPPEEKLRDGGKGILKDVARKVIPSEVIDRKKGYFPVPQLKYIAGPYLDMLRDALSSKAARERGLFRQDYIDRLVADPASHITPLQGSELWQIGLLEMWLQAQEN